One Aquila chrysaetos chrysaetos unplaced genomic scaffold, bAquChr1.4, whole genome shotgun sequence DNA segment encodes these proteins:
- the LOC115338235 gene encoding U8 snoRNA-decapping enzyme-like, which translates to MWERGEQAPLSRAEALALGRNGTGNRAAGAGWRHACHVMLYAPLPTGSPPPGYAVLMQLRFDGRFGFPGGLVEPDGESLEAGLHRELREELGPATAGLRLRPRHHRGARVWPAGGTGSGSDAGLVTHFYIRRLSWEELVAIERGGPRAPEHGLEVQGLVRVPLGSGLPAFLRHRFAGDAREQLLGALLALGIRPSPLNEEPAGDPQIQVAGELPPPPQT; encoded by the exons ATGTGGGAGAGAGGGGAGCAAGCGCCGCTAAGCCGAGCGGAGGCTTTGGCCTTGGGCCGGAATGGTACCGGGAACCGGGCAGCAGGAGCGGGCTGGCGGCACGCCTGCCACGTCATGCTGTACGCCCCTCTACCCACCGGCTCCCCACCGCCTGGCTACGCCGTACTG ATGCAACTGCGGTTCGACGGGCGGTTCGGGTTCCCGGGGGGGCTGGTGGAACCCGACGGGGAATCGCTGGAAGCCGGCTTACACCGAGAACTACGGGAAGAACTAGGCCCGGCGACGGCCGGTTTACGTTTACGACCCCGCCACCATCGGGGCGCGAGGGTTTGGCCGGCGGGTGGCACCGGAAGCGGAAGTGACGCCGGGCTCGTGACGCATTTCTACATCCGGCGCTTATCCTGGGAGGAACTGGTGGCCATCGAGAGGGGCGGCCCGCGGGCACCGGAGCACGgcctggag gTGCAGGGGCTGGTGCGGGTCCCCCTGGGCAGCGGGCTCCCCGCTTTCCTACGGCATCGCTTCGCCGGGGATGCCcgggagcagctgctgggggcCCTCCTCGCTCTCGGCATCCGACCCTCCCCCCTCAACGAGGAACCAGCGGGGGACCCCCAAATCCAGGTGGCCGGGgagctccccccgcccccccaaacTTGA